A part of Lagopus muta isolate bLagMut1 chromosome 26, bLagMut1 primary, whole genome shotgun sequence genomic DNA contains:
- the ANGPTL4 gene encoding angiopoietin-related protein 4 isoform X1, with translation MQLSGAALLLCAAAAGMAAGPAPGMGRTGTERRPAAAAGGKERRAQFASWDEVNVIAHGLLQLGHGLKEHVDRTKGQMRELGSRLSAHNSSMGRLLRQARETQEQGELLRASVRELEGRGRQLFNLSETLRQRLEEVAADKAEIQGRLEQLEGRVRQALQARPAENQSSKDLGALQTLMDAQNSRIEELLQKIKQQQYKLDKQNLQIKSLQSKVNLLIPLHLKDNKTQSPKWKINPKKSFSHTNQSHNVSVEPVLPHTELPEDCQQLFLAGQQSSGVFQVQPSGSQPFKVYCDMTAEGGWTVIQRRTDGSVDFDQLWDAYKNGFGDLHGDFWLGLEKIHHLVQEGRYNLLIELEDWEGNSQEIQFEFSLGGESTAYTLNLLGPLSGELENAIGDFRQLPFSTRDRDHDLKADTNCAKHLSGGWWFSTCGHANLNGKYFRSIPRQRHERKQGIFWKTWKGRYYPLKSTTMKIQPTVLEAEP, from the exons ATGCAGCTCTCCGGGGCAGCGCTGCTGCTGTGCGCCGCGGCGGCGGGGATGGCGGCGGGACCCGCACCGGGAATGGGCCGAACCGGGACCGAAcggcggccggcggcggcggcgggaggcaAAGAGCGGAGGGCGCAGTTCGCCTCCTGGGATGAGGTGAACGTGATCGCTCACGGGCTGCTGCAGCTCGGCCACGGCTTGAAGGAGCACGTGGACAGGACCAAGGGGCAGATGCGGGAGCTCGGCAGCCGCCTGAGCGCCCACAACAGCTCCATGGGGCGGCTGCTGCGCCAGGCTCGGGAGAcgcaggagcagggagagctgctgcGGGCCAGCGTGCGGGAGCTGGAGGGCCGCGGGCGGCAGCTCTTCAACCTCTCCGAGACGCTGCGGCAGCGGTTGGAGGAGGTGGCGGCCGACAAAGCCGAGATCCAGGGCcggctggagcagctggagggcCGCGTGCGGCAGGCGCTGCAGGCGCGGCCGGCGGAGAACCAAAGCTCCAAGGACCTGGGAGCGCTGCAG ACCCTGATGGATGCCCAGAACTCGAGAATTGAGGAGCTCCTGCAGAAGatcaagcagcagcagtacaAGCTGGACAAGCAGAATCTGCAGATTAAAAGCCTGCAGAGCAAG gtcaaCCTGCTGATCCCTTTACATCTGAAGGACAACAAAACGCAGTCTCCAAAGTGGAAGATAAACCCGAAGAAAAGCTTCAGCCACACCAACCAGAGCCATAATGTGAGCGTGGAGCCCGTGCTGCCACACA cagagctcccagaggactgccagcagctcttcctggcTGGGCAGCAAAGCAGCGGGGTCTTCCAGGTGCAGCCCTCGGGGTCCCAGCCCTTCAAAGTCTACTGTGACATGACTGCAG AAGGTGGCTGGACGGTGATCCAGAGGCGTACAGATGGCTCTGTGGACTTTGACCAGCTTTGGGATGCCTACAAGAATGGCTTTGGAGACCTTCATG GTGACTTCTGGCTGGGCTTGGAGAAGATCCATCACCTGGTCCAGGAGGGAAGGTACAACCTCCTGATTGAGCTGGAAGACTGGGAGGGAAACtcccaggagattcagtttgAGTTCAGCCTCGGTGGGGAGAGCACAGCCTACACACTCAACCTGCTGGGACCTCTGTCTGGAGAACTGGAAAATGCCATTGGGGACTTTAGGCAGCTGCCCTTCTCCACTCGGGATCGTGACCACGATCTCAAAGCGGACACAAACTGTGCCAAGCACCTCTCAG GCGGGTGGTGGTTCAGCACCTGCGGCCACGCCAACCTCAATGGGAAGTACTTCCGCTCCATCCCTCGCCAGAGGCACGAACGCAAGCAGGGCATCTTTTGGAAGACTTGGAAGGGCAGATACTACCCTCTGAAATCAACCACCATGAAAATCCAACCCAcagtgctggaagcagagcCCTAA
- the ANGPTL4 gene encoding angiopoietin-related protein 4 isoform X2, with translation MQLSGAALLLCAAAAGMAAGPAPGMGRTGTERRPAAAAGGKERRAQFASWDEVNVIAHGLLQLGHGLKEHVDRTKGQMRELGSRLSAHNSSMGRLLRQARETQEQGELLRASVRELEGRGRQLFNLSETLRQRLEEVAADKAEIQGRLEQLEGRVRQALQARPAENQSSKDLGALQTLMDAQNSRIEELLQKIKQQQYKLDKQNLQIKSLQSKVNLLIPLHLKDNKTQSPKWKINPKKSFSHTNQSHNVSVEPVLPHKLPEDCQQLFLAGQQSSGVFQVQPSGSQPFKVYCDMTAEGGWTVIQRRTDGSVDFDQLWDAYKNGFGDLHGDFWLGLEKIHHLVQEGRYNLLIELEDWEGNSQEIQFEFSLGGESTAYTLNLLGPLSGELENAIGDFRQLPFSTRDRDHDLKADTNCAKHLSGGWWFSTCGHANLNGKYFRSIPRQRHERKQGIFWKTWKGRYYPLKSTTMKIQPTVLEAEP, from the exons ATGCAGCTCTCCGGGGCAGCGCTGCTGCTGTGCGCCGCGGCGGCGGGGATGGCGGCGGGACCCGCACCGGGAATGGGCCGAACCGGGACCGAAcggcggccggcggcggcggcgggaggcaAAGAGCGGAGGGCGCAGTTCGCCTCCTGGGATGAGGTGAACGTGATCGCTCACGGGCTGCTGCAGCTCGGCCACGGCTTGAAGGAGCACGTGGACAGGACCAAGGGGCAGATGCGGGAGCTCGGCAGCCGCCTGAGCGCCCACAACAGCTCCATGGGGCGGCTGCTGCGCCAGGCTCGGGAGAcgcaggagcagggagagctgctgcGGGCCAGCGTGCGGGAGCTGGAGGGCCGCGGGCGGCAGCTCTTCAACCTCTCCGAGACGCTGCGGCAGCGGTTGGAGGAGGTGGCGGCCGACAAAGCCGAGATCCAGGGCcggctggagcagctggagggcCGCGTGCGGCAGGCGCTGCAGGCGCGGCCGGCGGAGAACCAAAGCTCCAAGGACCTGGGAGCGCTGCAG ACCCTGATGGATGCCCAGAACTCGAGAATTGAGGAGCTCCTGCAGAAGatcaagcagcagcagtacaAGCTGGACAAGCAGAATCTGCAGATTAAAAGCCTGCAGAGCAAG gtcaaCCTGCTGATCCCTTTACATCTGAAGGACAACAAAACGCAGTCTCCAAAGTGGAAGATAAACCCGAAGAAAAGCTTCAGCCACACCAACCAGAGCCATAATGTGAGCGTGGAGCCCGTGCTGCCACACA agctcccagaggactgccagcagctcttcctggcTGGGCAGCAAAGCAGCGGGGTCTTCCAGGTGCAGCCCTCGGGGTCCCAGCCCTTCAAAGTCTACTGTGACATGACTGCAG AAGGTGGCTGGACGGTGATCCAGAGGCGTACAGATGGCTCTGTGGACTTTGACCAGCTTTGGGATGCCTACAAGAATGGCTTTGGAGACCTTCATG GTGACTTCTGGCTGGGCTTGGAGAAGATCCATCACCTGGTCCAGGAGGGAAGGTACAACCTCCTGATTGAGCTGGAAGACTGGGAGGGAAACtcccaggagattcagtttgAGTTCAGCCTCGGTGGGGAGAGCACAGCCTACACACTCAACCTGCTGGGACCTCTGTCTGGAGAACTGGAAAATGCCATTGGGGACTTTAGGCAGCTGCCCTTCTCCACTCGGGATCGTGACCACGATCTCAAAGCGGACACAAACTGTGCCAAGCACCTCTCAG GCGGGTGGTGGTTCAGCACCTGCGGCCACGCCAACCTCAATGGGAAGTACTTCCGCTCCATCCCTCGCCAGAGGCACGAACGCAAGCAGGGCATCTTTTGGAAGACTTGGAAGGGCAGATACTACCCTCTGAAATCAACCACCATGAAAATCCAACCCAcagtgctggaagcagagcCCTAA